AAACGCCACAAATTTTTATCCTATGCGGCATGTTAACGGCAAACGATGACATGTTCATGGAGTTGGCCCTTGGGGAGGCCGGCGCTGCCCGGGCGGCAGGAGAGGTGCCGGTCGGGGCCGTCATTACCTGCGGGAACGATATCCTGGCCAGGGCGCACAACCTGCCGATTGCGCTGCACGATCCGTCCGCCCATGCGGAAATTATGGCTATCCGTGCAGCAGCCCAAATTATGTCCAATTACCGGCTTACCGGGACGACGCTTTATGTGACGCTGGAGCCCTGTGTCATGTGTTGCGGAGCCATTGTGCAGGCTCGCATCAGCCGATTGGTCTTTGGCGCACGGGATGCCAAAAGCGGCGCCGTGGTTTCGCTCTATCATCTGCTGGACGATGGGAAACTCAACCACTCGGTGGCAATTACCGAGGGTGTGCGGGGGGATGCCTGTGCGGAAATTATGAGTGGATTTTTCCGGGAAAAGAGGATAACATCCGCCGCTCGTTAACACATATAAGGAATTGTGGAGAGGTACCGAAGTGGTCGTAACGGGATCGACTCGAAATCGATTTGGGGGCCAAAAGCTCCCACGGGGGTTCGAATCCCCCTCTCTCCGCCATTAAAAAATTGTGTGATTTCAATATACGGAGGGATGTCCGAGCGGCTGAAGGAGCACGACTGGAAATCGTGTGTATGCCCACAAAGGTGTACCGGGGGTTCGAATCCCCCTCTCTCCGCCATATATTGAGATTTTTGTCAGGCGACGATTATTAGGTAGCCGGGCCCTGCGCAACAGAGGGTTGTGAACCCCGTCAGGTCCGGAAGGAAGCAGCGGCAGCAATTACCGACGTGTGTGCGGCCAGCCTGGCTATCTTTAAAATTTTCCCATCCACTTCGTTCATGGCATAATAAGGAAGCAAAATGGAATATCTCGTCTTAGCGCGCAAGTGGCGGCCTCAGAGTTTCAACGATCTGGTAGGCCAGGAGCATGTGTCCCGGACGCTCACGAACGCCATTTTACAGAACCGCATTGCCCATGCCTATATTTTCAGCGGTCCGCGCGGGGTCGGCAAGACCTCTGTGGCCCGGATACTGGCCAAAGCCCTGAACTGCGTAGAGGGGCCAACCCCGACGCCCTGCCAGGTATGCTCCCATTGCCTGGAAATTACCGCGGGAAAGTCCATGGATGTGCGTGAGATTGACGGCGCTTCGAACCGCGGCATTGATGAGATCAGAGAACTACGTGAAAACGTCAAATTTTCTCCCGCCTCCGGTCGCTACAAGATCTACATTATTGATGAAGTCCACATGCTTACCGCGCCGGCCTTCAACGCCCTGCTGAAGACACTGGAGGAGCCGCCCTCCCATGTGGTTTTCCTCTTTGCCACCACTGAACTGAACAAGATCCCGGCCACGATCCTTTCCCGCTGCCAGGGTCATGATTTTCGCATCATCCCGCTCAAGCAGATTGTGGAAAAATTGCAGCAGATAGCCACGGCGGAGCAGATCGTCATCAGCGCCGCCGGGCTGGCCTGGATCGCCGCGGCAGGCAAGGGGAGTTTACGGGATGCCCAGAGCATCTTTGACCAGGTGATCTCCTATGCCGGTGCGGCTATCAAGGACACCGATGTGGAGGAACTGCTGGGTCTGGCGGACCGGCGCTTTCTTTTTCAGCTCTCCGCGGCAATCCTCGCGAAAGATGCCGGTAAGTGTCTGCAAGTCATCAATGACGGTTATTATGCCGGTCTGGATATGAAGCATTTCTTCCAGTTGCTGCTTAATCATTTCCGCAACCTGCTCTTTGTTAAAATCGCCGGCCCGAACCCCTCCCTTTTTGACCTGACGGAAGATGATATTGTGCAATTGCAGACCCAGGTGGCCGGTGCGGCGCGGGAGACCATCCAGAGACTATTGGACATTCTGCTTTCGGAAGAGGAAAACATGCGCCGGACTCAGGATCCCCGGTTGCATTTAGAGACGGCGATTGTCAGAATGGCCTATGTAGAGGAGCTGATCCCGATTGCGGAAGTGCTGGCGAGAATGGAAGCGCTGGAAAAAAAGCTTGCGGCAGGGGGGGCGTCAAAGGTAGCGCTCCCGGCAGCGAACCGGACGAATCCGCCCGTGTCACCGCTTTCGGCTGCGGCCAAGGTTCCTTCGCCGCCGCTGGTTCAGGAGGATCAGCGCGGGTACAGCGCCGCCGATGCTGCACCGGAGCAGCGGTGGGCGGATTATAAAGCCCATGTTAAAAAACAGAGCCCCGGTCTGGGGTCAAACATCGCTCAGGGGGTATTTATCAGTTATGCGGAGGAAGCCGTAACGGTCGGTTTTCCAGTGGGATTCGCCTTGGATTATGTCCGGGAAAGAGAGCATCTGGAACGCCTGGTAGAGCTGGCCCGGCCATTTTTTGGCACCCATGTCCAGTTGAAGTTTGAGACCATTAAAGCTGACCAGGGCGATCTGCCGGGCAAGCCCAATGGGATGGCCGGAAATAACCATGATTTGCGTCAGGAAGCCATGAACCAGCCGTTGCTGCAAAAGGCGATTGACCTGTTTGAAGGCGCAGAAGTGCGGGAGATTATTCCGCGCAGAAATAGTTAAAAATTGCACAGGAGGTAAGTAAATTTAATGCAGAATATCGGAGAGATGATGAAGCAGGCCAAGCGGCTTCAGGAGAAGATGGGCAGCCTGCAAAAGGAGCTGGAGACAAGGACCGTGGAGACCAGCGCCGGCGGTGGGATGGTGGCGGTCGTGGTCAACGGCAAATTTGAGCTGCAATCACTGAAGATTGACCGGGAGGTCGTCAACCCGGATGATCTGGAAATGTTAGAGGACCTGATTGTGGCGGCGGTCAACGAAGGTATCCGGAAGGCGCAGGAGATGGCTTCGTCGGAGATGGCGAAACTTACCGGGGGGCTGAAAATCCCCGGCCTGATGTGATGCGCATATGACCGGCTACGCCTTACCCATAAAAAGGCTGATCAAGGAACTTTCCCGATTCCCCGGCATCGGCGAGAAAACGGCGATCCGTCTGGCCACCTTTATCCTGCGAGCCTCGGATGAGGAAGCCCGGAAGCTGGCCGAAAGCATTCTGGAGGTTAAACGGGCGATCCGGCTCTGCCCGATTTGTTTTAATTTTACGGAAAATGACTGCTGCGATATCTGTGCTGACCAGAACCGGGACAGGGAAACCATCTGTATCGTGGAAGAGCCCGATGCCCTGATCGCCATCGAGGAAAGCGGCGAGTACCGGGGGCTCTATCATGTTCTCCACGGCGTCCTGGCCCCGCTCGATGGAATTGGCCCGGAGCAACTGAAGATCCGCGAACTTCTGCACCGCATAGCCGGGAACGTAATCCGGGAAATTATCGTCGCGACGAATCCGAATGTCCAGGGAGAATCAACGGCCCTGCTCATTACCGGGCTCGTCAAGGAAAAAGGGATCAAGGTAACCCGCATCGCTTTGGGGGTGCCGGTCGGGGGCGACCTCAAATACGCCGATCCGATGACCCTGGCCAAATCCATTGAATTCCGGCGGGGCATGGAATAGCATTGACGGAATAATTATTGACAGAAAAAAGTATTTATAATAACGCTTCGCGCTCAGCACTTATTAAGTATTAACGTAGGAGATTGTCCGATGATAGAGATCAGGTGGCATGGAAGAGGCGGTCAGGGCGCGGTGACATCCGTGGAATTGCTTGCGCTGGCGGCCATTGAGGAAGGGAAATATGCCCAGGGCTTTCCCAGCTTTGGCCCGGAGCGCCGGGGCGCCCCCGTGGCGGCTTTCAACCGCGTGGATGATAAACAGATCAAGGTCCGTTCCGGCATCTATCGTCCCGATGTGGTGATCGTGCTTGATGAGGGGCTGATAGGCCTCGTGGACGTTGCCGAGGGCTTGAAAGAAGACGGCATCCTCATTGTCAATACGAAGCGAAGCCGGGCGGAGATAAAAAAAGCCCTGAACTATAAAAAACGGCTGGGGATTGTGAATGGTTCGGCAATCGCCTGGAAAGAGCTGGGCGTCCCCATTACCAATACCACCATGCTGGGCGCCCTGATCAAAGCCACTGCTGTGGTGAAGATGGCATCCATGCGGGTGCCGGTTGAGCATCGCTTCGGCCGGATTGCTCCGAAAAATTTGCAGGCCATGCAAAGGGCTTATGACGAGTTGAAAATAAATTAACGAATTAATTCCGAGGTAAGGTGATGGCAGACAAGAAATGGCCAGAAAACTGGCAGGAAGTCAACCCGGGATGCATCGTATTCCGTCCCGGAAGCGCGCGGGATTATCATACCGGCAGTTGGCGGGCGCTGCGGCCCGTGTGGGATAATGCCAAGTGCATCAAGTGCGGTATTTGCTATATATTCTGCCCGGAGGGTTGCATCTCCGCCGATGCGGATGGCTATTTCGCGGCTGATCTGAATTATTGCAAGGGCTGTGGGATTTGCTCCCATGAATGCTGGCCGCAGGCCATAAAGATGGTGGGGGAGGGATAGGCCATGTCGAAACGTATTGGTATGGAAGTAGCGATGGCCGTGGCGGAAGCCGTGGCCCTGTGTCGGCCTGATGTGGCGGCTGTGTATCCCATTACACCCAACACGCATGTGGCGGAGCATCTGTCGGATATTGTCGCCGAAGGCAGGTTGGACGCGGAGTTTATCACGGTGGAATCGGAACATTCTGCCATGAGCTGCGTCATGGGCGCTTCCGGGACGGGGGCCAGAACCTTTACCGCTACGAGTTCCCAGGGGCTGATGTATATGGCGGAAGTATTACCCATTGCCTCGGCCATGCGACTGCCCATTGTCATGTCCGTTGCCAACCGGGCCATCTCCGGGCCGCTGAACATCTGGAACGATCACAGCGACATCATGTATCAGCGCGATGCCGGCTGGATTTCCATTTTTGGAGAAAATGGCCAGCAAATGATAGATATGGCCATCCAGGCCTTCAAGATTGCCGAACACCGCGATGTCATGCTGCCGGTCAATTTCAATATGGATGGTTTCCAGCTTACCCACATGGTGGAACCCTTCGAGCTTCCCTCGCAGGAGGAGGTGGATAAATTCCTGCCTCCTTACGTTCCTTACGCCACGCTCCATCCAGACAAGCCGGTAACAATGGGCGCTCTGGGTTTGCCGGAGATATTCAACGAGATGATGAAAGGCAAGGATAACGCACTCGTCAACTCGAAGAAGGTTATTCTCCAGGTGTGGAAGGAATGGGAAAAAATGTTTGGCCGGAAATATGAGCCCGTCACTTCCTATCGGACGGAAGACGCCAAAGTGTTGTTGATGACCATGGGTTCAATGGGTGAGACGGCGGAGATTGCGGTGGACGAATTGCGGAAAAAGGGTAAAAGGGTAGGGCTGCTGAAGTTGAAACTTTGGCGCCCCTTCCCCTTTGCGGAGTTGAAGAAGGCCGTTCAGGGCGCTTCGGTGCTGGCCGTGCTGGACCGGGCGGTTTCCTTCGGCGGCCCCGGCGGCCCTCTCGGTTCTGAGGTCCGGTCGGCCCTTTATCACGAATCGGATCGCCCCGTGGTGCTGGATTATCTCATTGGTCTCGGCGGACGCGACATGATGGTGGAGGATTTTATGGCGATTGCCGAAAAGGCAGCGAAGGCAGCCGGCAAGGGAACGAAGGAATTGTACGAATTCTACGGAGTTAGAGGAGCCTGAATATGTCAAACAACCCACAGGGTTTGATCGAGAATTTTGATTTATTTGCCCCGAAGTTAGTGGACAAGGAAGAATACTTCAGTTGCGGTCACCGCGCCTGTCAGGGTTGCGGTGAAGCCCTGGCCATCCGTCTGATGTGCAAGGCCCTGGGCAAGGACACCGTCATCGCCAATGCCACGGGCTGCATGGAGGTCGTATCTTCTCTGTACCCCACCACGGCCTGGAAGCTGCCCTGGATACATGTGGCCTTTCCCAACTCGGCCGCGGTCGGATCGGGTGTGGAGGCGGGATTGAAGGCTTTGCGGCGCAAGGGGAAAATCGCCGACCGGCGCGTGAAGGCCGTGGCCATCGGCGGCGATGGCGGCACCCTGGATATCGGTTTTCAGGCCCTTTCCGGCGCGATGGAGCGGGGTCATGACCTGCTTTACGTCTGTTTCGATAATGAAGCCTACATGAATACGGGCATCCAGCGTTCCAGCTCCACTCCTTTCGGCGCTTCAACCACGACGGCCCCGGCTGGCAAGCAGAGCATCGGCAACAAAACCTGGAAAAAGAATGCACCGGAAATCATGGTGGCCCATAACGTCCCCTACGTGGCCACGGCGTGCCACAGCTATCCGCTGGATTTCATGAACAAGGTCAAGAAGGCCCGGCAGGTTAAAGGTCCGGCCTATATCCAATGCCTTTCCGTGTGCCCCACGGGGTGGCGGTGCGGTTCGGAAGTCTGTATAAAAATGGGACGTCTGGCTGTGGAGACGGGGGTTTTCCCGCTGTATGAAGTGGAAAACGGGAAGTACCGGATGACGATGGACATGCCGAAAAAGCGGCGGCCGGTGGAAGATTACATCAAGCTCCAAGGGCGTTTCCGTCATCTCCGGCCGGACCAGATCAAGTCCATCCAGCAGCGCGTGGATATGGAATACCGTTTGTTGGAGAACAAGGTGGAACACTCTTTTTCCTGGCTTTTAACCGGCTCGGAAGAATAAAGGTCAACAATCAATTTTACAGGCAATTATTAGGGTGGATGAAGCATGAAAACCGCGAAAACCGTTGAATTGAAAAAGGCCAGAGAGATCGTCGCCCGGTATCATGGCGAGCGGAGCTCTTTGATAGCCATTCTGCAGGATGTCCAGGAGGCTTACCGGTATTTGCCGCAGGAAGCCCTCAGCTATATCAGCCAGGAACTGTTCGTACCCCTGACGAAGGTTTATGAAGTGGCCACCTTTTACAAGGCCTTCAGCCTGACTCCGCAGGGCGAGCATATCGTTAAGCTCTGTATGGGCACGGCCTGTCATGTGCGCGGAGCGGCCAATATTCTCGATCAGCTGGAAAGGACTTTGCACTTGAAGCCCGGTCAGACGAGCCGCGATTACCAGTTTACGCTGGAAACGGTGAACTGTGTCGGGGCCTGTGCGCTGGGCCCGGTCATGGTGACGGACGGAGAATATCATGGGCAGGTGAACTTGAAAAAGGCAGATAAAGTCATCGCATCGCTGCAGAAGGGGGCACGGTCATGAAAAGAGTGGCAGATGCCAAGGAATTGAAGAAACTTCAGGAGACACTGGCTAAGCAATGGGATCCCAAAAAGCCGCTGGTCACGATTTGCGCCGGCACTGGCTGCCGCGGTTACGGTTGCGTCAAGGTCAAGGAAGCTCTGGAGCAGGAAATAGTTAAACAGAAACTGAAAGTTGAGGTCAAGGCGACGGGTTGCTTCGGATTCTGTGAAAAAGGTCCGCTCGTCGTCATTTATCCCCAGAAGATTTTTTATCAGCAGGTCAAGCTCGAAGATGTGGCCGACATTGTTGCCAAGACGGTGGCCAAGGGCGAGGTGCTGGAGAAGCTCCTTTATCGCGATCCCCAGACCGGCAAACAGGTCCGGCAGGAAGAGGACGTGCCCTTCTACAAGAAACAAAAGCGCCTTATTTTTGGTTCCAATGGTCTGATTGATCCGACACGGATTGAGGACTACCTGGCCCTGGGCGGCTATACGGCCCTGGGCAAAGCTTTGGCGATGACTCCGACGGGGATTATTGAGGAAGTGAAAAAAGCGGGTCTGCGCGGTCGTGGCGGCGGCGGTTTTTCGACGGGCGTCAAGTGGGAAGGTTGCCGGGAGGCCCACGGAGCGACGAAGTATGTCATCGGTAATGGCGATGAGGGCGATCCTGGCGCTTACATGGACCGGAGCCTCATGGAGGGTAATCCCCACAGTGTCCTGGAAGGCATGATCATCGGCGCTTATGCCATCGGCGCCCGGCAGGGCTTCATATACGTGCGGAATGAATATCCGCTGGCGGTACTCCACCTGACTATGGCCATTGCGAGCGCCCGCGAGGCGGGTCTTTTGGGGCAAAATATCCTTGGTTCAGGTTTTAGTTTTGATATTGCGATCAACCGGGGCGGCGGTGCTTTTGTGTGCGGCGAATCGTCGGCCCTGTTCGCTTCTCTCGAAGGCCGCGCCGGGGAACCGCGCGCCAAGTATGTCCATGCCGTCGAAAAGGGACTCTGGGACAACCCCACCGTCTTGAATAACGTGGAAACCTGGGCCAATGTGCCGCTCATCATCAATAAGGGCCATAAGTGGTATGGCGCCATCGGCACGGCCAAGAGCAAGGGCACCAAGATATTTTCACTGGTGGGCAAGATCAATAATACGGGTCTCGTGGAAGTTCCCATGGGTATGCCCCTCCGGGAGATCATCTACGACATCGGCGGCGGCATTCCCAAAGGGAGAAAGTTCAAGGCGGTGCAGACCGGCGGCCCCTCGGGCGGCTGCATCCCCGAGAGTCTGCTGGACCTGCCGGTGGACTTTGACAAGCTCTATGAGGTTGGTTCCATGATGGGTTCGGGCGGCATGATCGTTATGGATGATCGTTCCTGCATGGTGGATGTGGCGAAATATTTTCTGTCCTTCCTGCAGGAGGAATCGTGCGGGAAATGCGTCCCCTGTCGGGAAGGTGTCCGCCGGATGAAGGAAATTCTGGCAGAGATCTGCGCCGGGCGCGGCCGGGAAGAAGATATCGCGCTTTTGGAAAGCATGTCCCACGCCATCAAAGACGGCGCCCTCTGTGCGCTGGGCGGGAGCGCCCCGAACCCGGTCTTGAGCACCATCCGGTATTTCCGGGCCGAGTATGAGGCCCACATCCGCGACAAGCGCTGCCCCGCCGGTGTCTGCAAAGGGCTGATCCGTTACTCTATTACGGCGGATAAGTGCACCGCTTGCGGCGTCTGCCTGAAGGCCTGCCCCACGGGGGCGATCAGCGGCGCGAAGAAAACACCTCATAAGATCAACAAAGCCAAGTGCATCAAATGCGGCGCCTGTATTGAAAGCTGCAAGTTTGACGCGATTAATGTTCAGTAAAGGTGGGTAAAATGGTTAATTTAATCATAGATGGCAAGCACGTTGAGGCCGAGGCCGGAGCGACCATTCTGCAGGTGGCCCGGACCAATGGCATTGAGATTCCCACGTTGTGTTCGCACGATTCCCTGGAGTCATCGGGCGCTTGCCGGCTTTGCGTGGTGGAAATAAAAAAAGGCAACCGGGCGAGGATCGTGACCTCCTGTCTCTATCAGGTGGAGAAAGATCTCGTCGTTGATACGAAATGCGAGCGGGTCCTGAATGTCCGCCGCCTCGTCATGGAGCTGCTCCTGGCGCGCAACCCCGAGGCCGACGTGCTGAAGGAAATGGCCCGGGAGATGGGCGTCGTGCCCCAGGTGCGCTTTATCCCCGATACGGACAAGGGCAAATGCATCCTGTGCCGCATGTGTGTCAGGACCTGCGAGACGATTGTGGGGGCAAGCGCGATCGGCTTTTCCTATCGGGGATCGGCAAAGACGCTGGGAGGGCCTTTCCGGGAAGCTTCCGCGGCCTGCATTGGTTGCGGCGCCTGCGCCTACGTCTGCCCCACGGGTCACATTCAGATGGAGACCACCCAGGATACCCGCACGATCTGGGGACGCACCTTCCCGATGCTGGCCTGCGATACCTGCGGCCGGTATTTTGCTCCGAAGGATCAGTTGCAATTCATCAGCGAGACGACGGGTGTACCGATGGCTGACCTGGCCGTCTGCACGAGCTGTAGATGATCATTCCCCAGTAGCTCAGTCGGTAGAGCGGGTGGCTGTTAACCACCATGCCCGTGGTTCGAGTCCGCGCTGGGGAGCCAAACTGTTCGGTGGGCAGAACTTCGACATCAGAGGTTTTACCCACCGGCCGGGGCTTCCTTAATTGACACGTAATGAGAAATAAATATTTTAGTTAAATTAGCCTTGACAACAGAGAACATATTCCCTTATAAACCACCACGTCGGAAGAAGATTCTTAATTCAGACTGGTTAAGTCCTGTAAGCTGAAAGGGAACGTTCAGGTTGCTCGCAGGCGCTCCGGTGCTGATTCATGGGGCTAACGGCCCGTAATGAATGAATATTAAAAGATAGGAGATAGAGCATTGCACAAGGTATTGGAAAAAACTTTTTTGCAGGAAATTGTGGTCAGAATGGTTATTGAGGCTCCCGAGATTGCCCGCAAGAGAAAGGCCGGACAGTTCATCGTGTTGATGATCGACGAAAAGGGCGAGAGGATTCCCTTGACCATCGTTGATTCTGATAGTCGAAGAGGCACCATTACCATTATATATCAGATCGTGGGAAAAACGACCGCTCAACTGGCTAAAATGGAGAGGGGCGACGGTATCATGCATGTGCTGGGGCCTCTGGGGCATGCGACCGAAATAAATAATTTCGGCACGGCGGTGTGCGTCGGCGGAGGCGTAGGTATCGGTGTGGCATACCCCATTGCGGCGGCGCTCAAGAAGGCGGGAAATAAAGTGATATCCATCATCGGAGCACGGACGAAGGATATCCTGATTCTCGAGGACGACATGAGGAAGGTCAGTGATCAGTTGCTGGTGGCCACCGATGACGGCAGTTACGGATTTCACGGCTTTGTAAGCAACGTCTTGCAGAATCTCATTGACGCGGGCGAGAAGATCGATATCGCATATGCCATCGGACCGGTGCCGATGATGAATGTTGTCGCCAAATTAACGAAGACATACGGCATAAAGACCATCGTCAGTCTGAACCCGATCATGGTGGATGCCACCGGGATGTGCGGCGCCTGCCGTGTTTCGGTGGGCGGAAAGACAAAGTTCGGCTGTGTGGATGGTCCGGAGTTTGATGGCCATGAAGTAGATTTCAGTTTATTGATGAGCCGCCTTAAGATGTATGCTGATGATGAAAAACAGGCGCTGGAAAGATACAGGTGTGAATGTCATGGAAAATAACGAGAAGCTTGCAAAGAAGGAGAAAACGGAAAAAGTCCCCCGGCAGGGTATGCCGGAGCAGGCGCCCGGGCAGAGGATCCAGAACTTCAATGAGGTTCCTTGCGGTTATACAAAAGAGCTGGCCCTGGCAGAGGCAGGCCGGTGCATCCAATGCAAAAAACCAGGTTGTGTGGCCGGTTGTCCCGTGGATGTGGATATCCCGGCCTTCATTAAGCTGATTGCCGAAGGGAGCTTTATCGAAGCGGCCTGGAAACTCAAAGAGACGAATGCCCTTCCCGCCGTCTGCGGAAGGGTTTGTCCCCAGGAAGATCAATGTGAAAAACTCTGCATCCTCGGTAAGAAAGGCGACCCCGTTGCCGTTGGCAGACTGGAGCGTTTTGCCGCGGATTTTGAAAGGGAGTCCGGAAATATTGTGATTCCCCCGGTGGCTCAGCCGACCGGTAAGAAAATCGCCATTGTGGGCGCAGGGCCGGCCGGGCTCACGATCGCCGGAGATCTGGTTAAAGCGGGCCTCGACGTGACGGTTTTTGAAGCCCTGCACAAAGCGGGCGGAGTGTTGATTTACGGGATTCCCGAGTTCCGTCTTCCCAAAGCGATTGTGGATGCCGAGGTGAATTATCTGGAAAAACTGGGCGTGAAGCTTGTATTAAACGCCGCCATCGGTAGACTTAAGACGGTGGATGATCTTTTTGCGGAAGGATTTCATGCCGTATTTCTGGGAGTCGGCGCCGGCGCCCCGGTCTTTATGAATATCCCCGGTGAAAACCTCAACGGCATCTATTCGGCCAATGAGTATCTCACTAGATCCAATCTCATGAAGGCCTATCTGTTCCCGGAATATGATACGCCCATTGTCCGGGGGAAGAACGTGGCCGTCATCGGCGGCGGCAATGTGGCCATGGATTCGGTGCGAACCGCCCTCCGCCTGGGCGCGGACAACGCTTATATCATCTACCGGCGCACCGAGGTGGAAATGCCCGCCAGGAAAGAGGAAGCGCATCACGCAAAAGAAGAAGGGGTGCAGTTCAAACTCCTCCATGCCCCGGTTGAATATCTTGCCGATGATAAAGGCTGGGTGAAGCAGATGAAATGTATCCAAATGGAACTGGGTGAACCGGATGCCTCCGGTAGACGCAGCCCCGCCCCGGTAAAAGGGTCCGAATTCACCATTGAGGTGGATACGGTAGTGGTAGCCATCGGGACGATGGCCAATCCCGTGATCCAGACGACAACCCCCGGGCTGGAAGTCAACAAGTGGGGTTATATCCTGACCAAAGGCGAAACAGGGGAAACTACCCGGGAAGGGGTTTACGCCGGAGGAGATATCGTGACGGGTTCGGCTACGGTTATTCTCGCCATGGGCGCCGGAAGACAGGCGGCTAAAGCTATTTATGACTACGTAAGAGCCAAATGATTTCCTTGGGTGCAAGTAAAAAAATCTGGCCTTAAAGATCCTGTCCATGGCAGCGAAACAGAGGCGGTCTGGCTTTATCGTTTGGACAGAAGCTTCAGAAAAATACTCACCACATAATTTGACCAATGGGTTTAGCCGAGTATTTACGTCAGAGAAGTACGCAAGAACCGGCATAACCATTTTTTTCCATCATAGGCAGACCTCTACTGCCTTGGGAACCCAAAAAAAATAATGTGGAAATTTGCCTGAGAAAAGTGTAATCACCCCACAGCGCGTCATTTAATCGCGCATTTCCGGGAGGTTTTAATGAAGATGTTTGCTCGTAAGAGATGGCTGCCATTGCTCTTGGCAATCACTT
This genomic window from Deltaproteobacteria bacterium contains:
- a CDS encoding 4Fe-4S binding protein, with product MKRVADAKELKKLQETLAKQWDPKKPLVTICAGTGCRGYGCVKVKEALEQEIVKQKLKVEVKATGCFGFCEKGPLVVIYPQKIFYQQVKLEDVADIVAKTVAKGEVLEKLLYRDPQTGKQVRQEEDVPFYKKQKRLIFGSNGLIDPTRIEDYLALGGYTALGKALAMTPTGIIEEVKKAGLRGRGGGGFSTGVKWEGCREAHGATKYVIGNGDEGDPGAYMDRSLMEGNPHSVLEGMIIGAYAIGARQGFIYVRNEYPLAVLHLTMAIASAREAGLLGQNILGSGFSFDIAINRGGGAFVCGESSALFASLEGRAGEPRAKYVHAVEKGLWDNPTVLNNVETWANVPLIINKGHKWYGAIGTAKSKGTKIFSLVGKINNTGLVEVPMGMPLREIIYDIGGGIPKGRKFKAVQTGGPSGGCIPESLLDLPVDFDKLYEVGSMMGSGGMIVMDDRSCMVDVAKYFLSFLQEESCGKCVPCREGVRRMKEILAEICAGRGREEDIALLESMSHAIKDGALCALGGSAPNPVLSTIRYFRAEYEAHIRDKRCPAGVCKGLIRYSITADKCTACGVCLKACPTGAISGAKKTPHKINKAKCIKCGACIESCKFDAINVQ
- a CDS encoding 2Fe-2S iron-sulfur cluster-binding protein gives rise to the protein MVNLIIDGKHVEAEAGATILQVARTNGIEIPTLCSHDSLESSGACRLCVVEIKKGNRARIVTSCLYQVEKDLVVDTKCERVLNVRRLVMELLLARNPEADVLKEMAREMGVVPQVRFIPDTDKGKCILCRMCVRTCETIVGASAIGFSYRGSAKTLGGPFREASAACIGCGACAYVCPTGHIQMETTQDTRTIWGRTFPMLACDTCGRYFAPKDQLQFISETTGVPMADLAVCTSCR
- a CDS encoding sulfide/dihydroorotate dehydrogenase-like FAD/NAD-binding protein, with the protein product MHKVLEKTFLQEIVVRMVIEAPEIARKRKAGQFIVLMIDEKGERIPLTIVDSDSRRGTITIIYQIVGKTTAQLAKMERGDGIMHVLGPLGHATEINNFGTAVCVGGGVGIGVAYPIAAALKKAGNKVISIIGARTKDILILEDDMRKVSDQLLVATDDGSYGFHGFVSNVLQNLIDAGEKIDIAYAIGPVPMMNVVAKLTKTYGIKTIVSLNPIMVDATGMCGACRVSVGGKTKFGCVDGPEFDGHEVDFSLLMSRLKMYADDEKQALERYRCECHGK
- the gltA gene encoding NADPH-dependent glutamate synthase; translation: MPEQAPGQRIQNFNEVPCGYTKELALAEAGRCIQCKKPGCVAGCPVDVDIPAFIKLIAEGSFIEAAWKLKETNALPAVCGRVCPQEDQCEKLCILGKKGDPVAVGRLERFAADFERESGNIVIPPVAQPTGKKIAIVGAGPAGLTIAGDLVKAGLDVTVFEALHKAGGVLIYGIPEFRLPKAIVDAEVNYLEKLGVKLVLNAAIGRLKTVDDLFAEGFHAVFLGVGAGAPVFMNIPGENLNGIYSANEYLTRSNLMKAYLFPEYDTPIVRGKNVAVIGGGNVAMDSVRTALRLGADNAYIIYRRTEVEMPARKEEAHHAKEEGVQFKLLHAPVEYLADDKGWVKQMKCIQMELGEPDASGRRSPAPVKGSEFTIEVDTVVVAIGTMANPVIQTTTPGLEVNKWGYILTKGETGETTREGVYAGGDIVTGSATVILAMGAGRQAAKAIYDYVRAK